The following proteins come from a genomic window of Etheostoma cragini isolate CJK2018 unplaced genomic scaffold, CSU_Ecrag_1.0 ScbMSFa_1740, whole genome shotgun sequence:
- the LOC117940121 gene encoding E3 ubiquitin-protein ligase TRIM39-like: protein MAAANYLPSEDQFLCSICLDVFTDPVSTSCGHNFCKTCITKHWDTNDQYLCPLCKKVFDKKPELHVNTFICEMVAQFRQSAQQKASSSSSEQQVSRPGEVPCDVCTGTKLKALKSCLVCLVSYCETHLEPHLTMSGLKRHQLIDPVEDLEGRMCTDHDKPLELFCKTDQTCVCMLCTVLDHKMHDVVPLKEEYEGKKADLEAEIQQMIQKRRLKIQEIKHSVELSEEDADREIAEGVQVFTSLKESVERGLNELINTIKEKQKTTEKQAEAFITELEQEISELMKRSTEVEQLSRTEDHLHLLQGVQSLNTNHPTPTKDWTEVSVSPSYEGTVVKAVVQLEETLSKEMKKLLESELKRVQQYAVDVTLDPDTAHPDLILSDDGKQVNLGDVRKNLPDNPERFSHCPCVLGKQSFSSGKFYFEVQVKGKTGWALGVARESINRKGIITLSPEHGYWTIVLRNEKNEYYAAAAARPELLSLKSPPQKVGVFVDYEEGLVSFYDVDAAALIYSFTGCSFTEKLFLYLWPGNNAGGKNSAPLIISPVRVN from the coding sequence ATGGCTGCTGCAAACTATCTGCCATCTGAAGATCAGTTTCTGTGCTCCATCTGTCTGGATGTGTTCACTGATCCTGTCTCCACATCATGTGGACACAACTTCTGCAAAACCTGCATCACTAAACACTGGGATACTAATGACCAGTACCTGTGTCCGCTgtgtaaaaaggtttttgacAAAAAACCTGAGCTGCACGTCAACACTTTCATCTGTGAGATGGTCGCTCAGTTCAGACAGTCAGCTCAACAgaaagccagcagcagcagctcagagcaACAGGTGTCCAGACCAGGAGAAGTTCCCTGTGACGTCTGCACTGGAACCAAACTGAAGGCCCTGAAGTCCTGCCTGGTGTGTCTGGTCTCCTACTGTGAGACTCACCTGGAGCCTCATCTGACCATGTCAGGTCTGAAAAGACATCAGCTGATCGACCCTGTGGAGGACCTGGAAGGCAGGATGTGTACGGACCACGATAAACCTCTGGAGCTGTTCTGTAAGACCGACCAGACATGTGTCTGCATGCTCTGCACTGTTTTAGACCACAAGATGCATGATGTTGTTCCTCTGAAAGAAGAATATGAAGGAAAGAAGGCAGATCTGGAGGCTGAAATCCAGCAGATGATCCAGAAGAGACGACTGAAGATTCAGGAGATCAAACACTCAGTGGAGCTCAGTGAGGaagatgcagacagagagatagcagaAGGTGTTCAGGTCTTCACTTCTCTGAAGGAGTCTGTTGAGAGAGGCCTGAATGAGCTCATCAACACCAtcaaagagaagcagaaaaCTACAGAAAAACAGGCTGAAGCTTTCATCACAGAGCTGGAACAGGAAATCTCTGAGCTGATGAAGAGAAGCACTGAGGTGGAGCAGCTCTCACGCACTGAAGACCACCTCCATCTTCTCCAGGGGGTACAGTCCCTAAACACCAACCACCCTACACCCACCAAGGACTGGACAGAGGTCAGCGTCAGTCCATCATATGAGGGGACTGTGGTGAAAGCTGTGGTTCAGCTGGAGGAGACGCTCAGTAAAGAGATGAAGAAGCTGCTTGAGTCTGAGCTGAAGAGGGTCCAGCAGTATGCAGTGGATGTGACTCTTGATCCTGATACAGCACATCCTGATCTCATCCTGTCTGATGATGGGAAACAAGTGAATCTTGGTGATGTGAGGAAGAATCTCCCGGACAACCCAGAGAGATTTTCTCATTGTCCTTGTGTTTTAGGAAAACAGAGTTTCTCTTCAGGCAAATTTTACTTTGAGGTTCAAGTTAAAGGAAAGACTGGATGGGCTTTAGGAGTGGCCAGAGAGTCGATCAACAGGAAGGGAATAATCACACTGAGCCCTGAGCATGGTTACTGGACTATAGTGttgagaaatgaaaaaaatgagtactacgctgctgctgctgcccgtCCAGAACTTCTCTCGCTGAAGTCTCCTCCTCAGAAGGTGGGGGTGTTTGTGGACTATGAGGAGGGTCTGGTCTCCTTTTATGACGTAGATGCTGCAGCTCTTATCTACTCCTTTACTGGCTGCTCCTTCACTGAGAAACTCTTTTTATATCTTTGGCCTGGTAATAATGCTGGTGGTAAAAACTCTGCCCCTCTGATCATCTCTCCTGTCAGAGTCAACTAA